The following nucleotide sequence is from Scheffersomyces stipitis CBS 6054 chromosome 4, complete sequence.
ATGACCAACTGCATTCCGTTAGCGATACAGCACCTCTCTTAAGTCTCTTGCAGTTACGAACAACACAGAGAACATGTCTGTATCAAATTAGAAGATAGACATTGGAGGTGATTCCTCACGTGATCGGATGTTATAGCGCATTTAGGAATCCCAATTGTTCTCTGCATTTCTCACTAGAAAAAACTAGACTAGTATCACAAACCAACATTAGAAATAATTGAGattgtttttcttcttcttctcagcTCGGTTTAACTGTACCGCTTTTCCATCTTTTTTCACTGCTATTCTGACGAATTGCACTTCCTCCTACGATGGCGaagatcaagttgcaaGTTTTGCTTGTGCCGTCGTACTTCGCCAGTGTGCCCACTGCGCTCGTGGACCCCCATTTGACCAAgaggtttcttcatctagCTGACCCTACCATTGAGTTGGGCAACATCGACAAGGATATCGATTCCCGTTATCGCAAACTTTACCCTGATGAAAGTCCCTTAAATATTGAGAAGCTTCAGGATAACGATAACTGTGATCTCGATCCCGAGTTCCGGATCCAAGATGTCTTGACCAACGGCGATGTGCTTCGGATCGTTGTTCGCAACATTTTCCACCATAACCCCTCGTCCATTTCCTCTAATACTGGAACGCCATTGATGTCCAAATCTTTTGACGTAATGCAAAGCACTCCATTGTATCCCTCGGAACATTTGTTGCTAGGAGACACCACTCTCCCGATGACTGGGGGTTATGCCTCTTCAAATCACTTCCGGCCACCACAAGAATTCTTCGAGACTCCTCATAACAATagacttcttctacctCCCCAAcatcagcaacaacaatttcagaatcaacagcttcaacaaaatcaacaatttcaacaaaatcaacatAATCCACAATTTCCTGTTGTTGTGGCTGAAACCCCTAAACTCGTAGTCCGTAAAGGTCGTAGAAGAGCTTCTTCACGCGCTGATTTTGATGAATCCAACATCTCGCTACCTCCTCCAGAGTCACGTCCTGATCGGGTTGTCCCCACGAAGCGGATCGACACCACAAAGTCTAACAGTTCTATTTCTGGAAGACGTATCACTCTGGGAATGTTGACGATGCCACACCAGCATCCAGAGTCTGTAGACCAAGACAATCTCTTTGGTTCGGCTACGAGGGATACATTAGTTCCTCATCTGGTGACGATTTCAGACtacgaagatgaagacgtCGACGATACGGAGGTGCCTTTGGTAAAGAAAAAGGGAAGACcagccaagaagaagcGTGGCCCCAAGCCTAAAGTAGTGGCTCCAACGCACAATATGAGCGACTCGGATGAGACGTTGCCCCAGCCCAAGCCGAAGAGACGTATAGGACGGCCCAAGGGCTCAAAGAACAGACAGCCTCGTACTGTAGATGACACTCTCTCGAAGCTGGAGATGATAGAAATGATCAAGAGCAGTATGAACGACACAGGCAGTACACGGGAGCGCGTGGTTGCTCCTCCTCAACCTATAGTTAAGACTCCGGCACAGGCTGCTATAATCAAAAGTCTAGAAATAACCATGAACGATACGCCAAAGTCTAGGAAAAGAACTGCTAAGCCTGTAGGAAGGCCTCCTAATAAAGTAACCAAGCCTACTTCCAAAAGAAACTCTATTGTATCGCCTGTGACTGAAAGCAAGTCAAAGCTTTTGGAATCTAAGCATTTCAATAGCAAAGATATTAATAATACAGGTGTTTCAGTACAAGAAAGCATTAACTCCAATACTGATAGTCACGATGTAACAGGAACAAATGGAGAGTCTTCGCACGTGAATTTTGCTAATGTTTCATCTCTTTTGGAGAAAAGCAACGGCCAGGAACTGAAGAGTGACATAGTCGTTGACtcaaatgaagaagaggataTTTATGTGGATACTTCTCTGACCTTGGGTCGATTGTAcatgaaaatgaagaacttTGAAAATAGAATAAGGCTGCATACTTCTGATGTCACCGGTTAtccaaagaaaatgtctcCGGAGCCCAATAATGATGATAATGTGATAAACTCGGCCATTTTGAATCCTACGATTAATCTCGTTATGCATATGAGAAATACGGTTCCAAACGTCCCTGCAGCTCCTCCAAATCGGGTTACTCCTTCGAAGCCAGCATCTACATATACTCCAAAACCAGGTTCGAGACCAAGAGGTAGACCTCCTAAGAATCCCAGAGTTACTCCTATTAAAAAGGATACCAAAGTTTCCAAGGTTGAAGCGGCTGCAGCCAAGAGAGCTCCTAATACCACGATAGTAGCTTCTCCAGTTGTTGGAGCTACGGCTGTCAGTAGCtcaattccaattggtGGCGAAAAAACGGAAAGCATTGATTCTCATGCTTccacttcaacttcagcagcaatACCTGATGCTTTAGGTACCCAAACCACAGAATACTCTGTTATCCCAAACCTGAACCCCCATGCTGGACTTGAGAGTGGAGTATCACAATTGCATAGcaataacaacaacagtagTAATAATACCAGTAACAATAATAAGGCTACAGTTGAGCAAGTTTCGAATGGGATTTTATTGGAGAATTCTCGCCCATCTGGTTCTCCACCTGCGGCACAAGTTGCGGCTCCACGAGTCTCACATCCcattccaacttcttcattcttttcaaatctgACTCCAACTACTTATAATGAATCAGAAGTCATAGATAGCAAAGTCAACACATATGGCTCTCCTTCAACATCTGCTACTTCGACTATTGCTACTCAGCCTGTAGAACACAAGAATGGAAGCACACTTTCTAACTTAGTGCACCAAGGTGAACGGGATGCAACTGTTCATAATGTTGACGTCGCATTCTCAAATAATTTGGGTGATGTCGCTACTAATGGTACAAACTCCGTTGGGGCCCTTCAGTCAGTTGCTGTTGTAGAATCAACTAATAATGTATTCATAGAAAACCTGGGACTGAAGGTAGCAGAGTCTACTACTGGTCTGAACTTTCCTGAAAAGATTTTGTCAGCtaaagttgaagaaacaggTTCCGATAAACTAGGAATTGACAGCAAAAAACGTATGAATGACTCGTCTTCCGGAGAATCGAGTGATGATGGCTCTTCTGATTCCGAAGCAGAATCTAAAAAGAAGCCACGTTTGGTAGCCTCAATTCCTTCTCTCTTACGTAGATCGCAATCGCCCATTTCGGCAATCGTATCTACTGCTAAGAATATTGTAGCTGATGCTGCTGTGGTCCCTCAACAAGCGAAGACGCCTGCTAAGGCATTCCCTAGTTTCAATGATTGGGTCGCTTCGAAACCACCAGTGGGACCAGGTGCCACTGCTATCTTGAATAGGTCGCCCTCTGCTTTTGGTCCGGAAAAGACGACTGTGAGAAAGCCTATCTTGTCGTCGTTGGAGGATTTGGCCACTCGGGGAGTTCCTGACGTGAAAGAATCGACAACTAAAGAAAGTACTCATGGAACTTCAGctacgaagaagaatgtgtttgaagatgacgatgattcagacgaagatgagACTAGCAGTGATGATGATGGCTCAGATGATGACTTCAGCGACGAAAGCGGAGTAAACGATGGATCTGAAAAGTTCCTTAGTATGAAGAAGGCTGTGGCCAGGAAAAACAaggccaagaagaacttgttcagcAGCTTGAGAAGAtagtgatgaagaaatgattTGCTACATTTATCGCTATATGATATGATTTTCAACGCTTGTACACTAGTAAGAGATGTATATTTTAGAACATAGATTAAATAATGTATCATCATagtttttttttgattAGCTATTGCTTTCACTTGTGGTACAGCTTTACTTGTGATGCAAGTTTCTCCCCAAGATTCCTGTGGTCCATATTCTGTAGGACACATCCGGAGGGAGTACCTTGGTTATCACAAGCAAAATACGGTTGTATATGTCACCTATGAAAGCTTCAGCTACATCTGGCTGCTCAATGACTAATGCTCCCATATAAGACTCAAAGTAGTCTCCAAGGAATTCCTCTTCATAGATTCTAGTCTCGTTAGCATCCATATCTGGGTGCAAGTTACCAGTATGCAAGTTCAAGAGATAGTCGGACTCCAATCTATAAGCTATTATAGCATCGTCTAAACCTTTATGAAGGTTATAGGCCACAGTCAACTTCGACAATAAAGTGTTAGTAGCCAAGATTGTACGCAACATATGGTAGGTGTTGTTACTGACAGCCATTGTCCCGTCTCTACAGAGTTCGTAGATTAGCTTGGACGACTCGTGAGCAAGAAAGAGATCACCCAAGCCATCCAAGAACGAAAGCTCGTACTTCAACAGGGTGTAGTTTCTGTGGTCCAAATCGAAGCCCAACTCAGTCAATTTGCCAGCAAAGGGATGAGTTGAGGTCAAGAGCATTCTGTAGTACTCTTTGTGCATAAGAGCCTTGACAAGTAACTCCTTGTCATGGATCTTGGGCAATGGAGGAAGAAATACCTTTTCGTCATGTGTCTCATGGAACATGATGTAAggacaagaacttgaaccagggctagaagaagaagaggaagaagttgtagaaatagaagaaatagatagggatgaagctgaagatgagATTGAGTCGTCGGAGGTAATGGAAGTGTTACGAGTTGCGGAATCTGGGTAAAGCAAATCGTGTCGTATGGCAACGTTTTCATAGTattccttgatcaagtcaaGCACCTGCTTGTCTCTGGAATCAGCGATTCTCAGGGCACCACGAGCACGCAATCCGCGCATGCTGCGGGAATCCAAGTACATGTCGATgatcttgtccaagaacCTGTCCACCTCTTGTTCTCTATACGACAGAGCCAAGTAGCCAAAGATGATATACAACCAGTTTCTTAGGGCCAAGTGGTGGTCGGAAAAGATCAAGGCATCCTCGCTGTTCAATATGGTGGAGTTGGAAGTCAAAAAGtccttcaactttctcGACGATTCCAGCGACGAGTCGGTCAATTCCTTGCGGATGAACGAGGTCAAGTCGAACACTACTTCCTTGATGATTCCTCCTCCTCCGATAGACAACAAGTGCTTGAACCTCCGGTAGGACTCGAGCTTGACGACATCACAGCCCAACAGCACAAAGTGGTACTTGACGAACTTGTCGGTCTGGAGTA
It contains:
- a CDS encoding nucleolar exit protein (go_component nucleus~go_function DNA binding~go_process regulation of transcription, DNA-dependent) — encoded protein: MAKIKLQVLLVPSYFASVPTALVDPHLTKRFLHLADPTIELGNIDKDIDSRYRKLYPDESPLNIEKLQDNDNCDLDPEFRIQDVLTNGDVLRIVVRNIFHHNPSSISSNTGTPLMSKSFDVMQSTPLYPSEHLLLGDTTLPMTGGYASSNHFRPPQEFFETPHNNRLLLPPQHQQQQFQNQQLQQNQQFQQNQHNPQFPVVVAETPKLVVRKGRRRASSRADFDESNISLPPPESRPDRVVPTKRIDTTKSNSSISGRRITSGMLTMPHQHPESVDQDNLFGSATRDTLVPHSVTISDYEDEDVDDTEVPLVKKKGRPAKKKRGPKPKVVAPTHNMSDSDETLPQPKPKRRIGRPKGSKNRQPRTVDDTLSKSEMIEMIKSSMNDTGSTRERVVAPPQPIVKTPAQAAIIKSLEITMNDTPKSRKRTAKPVGRPPNKVTKPTSKRNSIVSPVTESKSKLLESKHFNSKDINNTGVSVQESINSNTDSHDVTGTNGESSHVNFANVSSLLEKSNGQESKSDIVVDSNEEEDIYVDTSSTLGRLYMKMKNFENRIRSHTSDVTGYPKKMSPEPNNDDNVINSAILNPTINLVMHMRNTVPNVPAAPPNRVTPSKPASTYTPKPGSRPRGRPPKNPRVTPIKKDTKVSKVEAAAAKRAPNTTIVASPVVGATAVSSSIPIGGEKTESIDSHASTSTSAAIPDALGTQTTEYSVIPNSNPHAGLESGVSQLHSNNNNSSNNTSNNNKATVEQVSNGILLENSRPSGSPPAAQVAAPRVSHPIPTSSFFSNSTPTTYNESEVIDSKVNTYGSPSTSATSTIATQPVEHKNGSTLSNLVHQGERDATVHNVDVAFSNNLGDVATNGTNSVGALQSVAVVESTNNVFIENSGSKVAESTTGSNFPEKILSAKVEETGSDKLGIDSKKRMNDSSSGESSDDGSSDSEAESKKKPRLVASIPSLLRRSQSPISAIVSTAKNIVADAAVVPQQAKTPAKAFPSFNDWVASKPPVGPGATAILNRSPSAFGPEKTTVRKPILSSLEDLATRGVPDVKESTTKESTHGTSATKKNVFEDDDDSDEDETSSDDDGSDDDFSDESGVNDGSEKFLSMKKAVARKNKAKKNLFSSLRR
- a CDS encoding predicted protein, with the protein product LLIPSQLNTLLQTDKFVKYHFVSLGCDVVKLESYRRFKHLLSIGGGGIIKEVVFDLTSFIRKELTDSSSESSRKLKDFLTSNSTILNSEDALIFSDHHLALRNWLYIIFGYLASSYREQEVDRFLDKIIDMYLDSRSMRGLRARGASRIADSRDKQVLDLIKEYYENVAIRHDLLYPDSATPSVQVLTHDEKVFLPPLPKIHDKELLVKALMHKEYYRMLLTSTHPFAGKLTELGFDLDHRNYTSLKYELSFLDGLGDLFLAHESSKLIYELCRDGTMAVSNNTYHMLRTILATNTLLSKLTVAYNLHKGLDDAIIAYRLESDYLLNLHTGNLHPDMDANETRIYEEEFLGDYFESYMGALVIEQPDVAEAFIGDIYNRILLVITKVLPPDVSYRIWTTGILGRNLHHK